aattgaatttaGAATTTTCTATCAGTATAAAAATAGGACCTagaatttttagtattttcaaTCAGAAGGTCTGATTTATCTTACGCAATCCTCATATCCTAATAAAATATCATATACTTTCATAATTCTATACATCAATTCTCTAcccatattaaaattaaaaagttcgAAGGATAACACTAGGATAATGATGTAGTAAcgttatatttttgaaaataaattatagtataaatttaatattttatttatattaaaatatttttattatttttaatattttaattatatacaatattttaaataattattatattaataaataaaaatacatacaataaaattaaatatgtggacaaataattatatttaagtGAACTTAAATAGTTAAATGtgtttagaaaaatataatattatagtttaaataaaaataaagaatattcAACAATTATCAATAAATACGCGGCTTGGGAGTTGTATGTGCAACGCGCCTGTGAGCGGTGCAAGCTACTGTTTGATAGAGATGATGGGCATTTGTTCCTCCTTGAAAGCAAAATCCTGAATTAGGTTTATCGCTGCTCAGTTTCTATCTATTTCCCTTTcaaattctctctctttctttaccAAACCAGTAAGCAAGGTACGTTCAGACTCACCGATCCAATGACCTCGAAGCTACTTGCTTCTAATCTCCGTCACCACCTCACAAGATCCGCCCGCATCCTCTTCCGCCGCCAACCGCTTTCAACTGCGACAGCAGCGGCGGCGGACTCGCCCCAACCCTATGAAGACGCCGCGGGAATCACGATGAAAGGGGTGAAAATCTCCGGTAGACCGCTTTACCTGGACGTGCAAGCGACCTCACCGGTGGACCCTCGCGTGCTGGACGCCATGCTCCCCTTCTTCCTTTCTCGCTACGGAAACCCTCACTCTCGAACACACTTCTACGGTTGGGAATCCGATGAGGCTGTTGAGCGAGCACGTTCTCAGGTTGCGGCCCTTATAGGCGCTTCCCCCAAAGAAATAGTGTTTACCTCAGGGGCAActgaatccaacaacatctccATTAAGGGTGTGATGCATTTCTacagggagaagaagaagcatgTGATTACCACCCAGACGGAGCACAAGTGTGTTCTTGATTCTTGCCGCCACCTTCAGCAGGAGGGTTTTGATGTCACTTATCTTCCCGTTGAGTCTGATGGTTTGGTTGATTTGGAGAAGCTTAGGGCTGCTATTAGGCCTGATACCGGTCTTGTTTCTGTGATGGCTGTCAATAACGAGATTGGGGTGGTTCAACCTGTTGAGGAAATTGGGAAGATTTGCAAGGAATTCAATGTTCCTTTTCACACTGATGCAGCTCAGGCTTTGGGGAAGATTCCTATTGATGTTGAAAAGTGGAATGTGAGTTTGATGTCTCTGAGTGGACATAAGATTTATGGACCTAAAGGTGTTGGGGCTTTGTATCTTAGGAGGCGGCCAAGGATTCGTGTCGAGCCTCAGATGAACGGTGGTGGACAAGAGAGAGGGATCAGGAGTGGGACTGTGCCTACCCCTTTGGCCGTGGGGATGGGTGCAGCTTGTGAGTTGGCAATGAAGGAGATGCAGTATGATGAGAGTAGGATTTCCATGTTGCAGGAGCGGTTGCTTAATGGGATTAGAGACAGGATTGATGGGGTTGTGGTGAATGGAAGC
The genomic region above belongs to Arachis stenosperma cultivar V10309 chromosome 5, arast.V10309.gnm1.PFL2, whole genome shotgun sequence and contains:
- the LOC130981623 gene encoding cysteine desulfurase, mitochondrial is translated as MTSKLLASNLRHHLTRSARILFRRQPLSTATAAAADSPQPYEDAAGITMKGVKISGRPLYLDVQATSPVDPRVLDAMLPFFLSRYGNPHSRTHFYGWESDEAVERARSQVAALIGASPKEIVFTSGATESNNISIKGVMHFYREKKKHVITTQTEHKCVLDSCRHLQQEGFDVTYLPVESDGLVDLEKLRAAIRPDTGLVSVMAVNNEIGVVQPVEEIGKICKEFNVPFHTDAAQALGKIPIDVEKWNVSLMSLSGHKIYGPKGVGALYLRRRPRIRVEPQMNGGGQERGIRSGTVPTPLAVGMGAACELAMKEMQYDESRISMLQERLLNGIRDRIDGVVVNGSMERRYAGNLNLSFAYVEGESLLMGLKEVAVSSGSACTSASLEPSYVLRALGVDEDMAHTSIRFGIGRFTTEKEIDRAVELTVKQVEKLREMSPLYEMVKEGINIKEIQWAQH